A window of Pseudomonas monteilii contains these coding sequences:
- a CDS encoding AsnC family transcriptional regulator, which translates to MSKLDRYDLSILAELQRDARISNQELAERIGLSPSPCSRRVKQLEDDGYIARQVALLDRKKLGLSLTAYVLIGMDRHTPERFETFEAAIRSLPQVLECCLVTGIDADYQLKVVVPDMDHYQKLLLGSLTRIEGVTSVRSSFVLNQVLASTEMPLTHLR; encoded by the coding sequence ATGAGCAAACTTGACCGTTACGACCTGAGCATTCTTGCCGAATTGCAGCGCGACGCGCGCATCTCCAACCAGGAACTGGCCGAACGCATCGGCCTGTCGCCCTCGCCGTGCTCGCGCCGGGTCAAGCAGCTGGAAGACGACGGCTACATCGCTCGCCAGGTCGCCCTGCTCGACCGCAAGAAGCTGGGGCTGAGCCTGACCGCCTACGTGCTGATCGGCATGGACCGCCACACGCCCGAGCGCTTCGAAACCTTCGAAGCGGCAATCCGCAGCCTGCCGCAGGTGCTCGAATGCTGCTTGGTGACCGGTATCGACGCCGACTACCAGCTTAAGGTCGTGGTGCCCGACATGGATCATTACCAGAAGCTGCTGCTAGGCAGCCTGACCCGCATCGAAGGCGTCACCAGCGTGCGTTCGAGCTTCGTGCTCAACCAGGTCCTGGCCAGCACCGAGATGCCGCTGACCCACTTGCGGTAA